The genomic interval GTGTAACAAGAGACCGTATTTATTCTAGTGGAGAATGGCTGACACATGATTTCAACGTTATCGATACTGGCGGTATCGAATTAACTGATGCACCATTCCAAACTCAGATTAGAGCGCAAGCTGAAATTGCTATTGATGAAGCTGATGTAATAATTTTTATGGTCAATCAAAGAGAAGGTTTGACACAAACTGATGAAATGATTGCCCAAATGCTATATAAAACCAATAAACCAGTTGTTTTAGCTGTTAATAAAGTTGATAATCCAGAAATGCGTACAGATATTTACGACTTCTATGCATTAGGATTCGGTGAACCATTCCCAATTTCAGGATCACACGGTTTAGGATTAGGGGATTTATTAGATGAAGTTGCAAATAACTTCAAAGATGAAGAAGACGATGAATACGATGAAGATACAATTAAATTATCCCTAATTGGTCGACCTAACGTTGGAAAATCAAGCCTTGTAAACGCCATTTTAGGTGAAGACCGTGTCATTGTTTCTAATATTGCCGGCACAACGCGAGATGCAATTGATACCGAATATTCATATGAAGACCAAGACTACGTGTTAATTGACACTGCTGGTATGAGAAAGAAAGGTAAAGTATACGAATCTACCGAAAAATATTCTGTTCTACGTGCACTCAAAGCTATTGAAAGATCTAACGTAGTTTTAGTTGTACTTGACGCAGAAGAAGGAATCATTGAACAAGATAAACGAGTTGCAGGGTATGCTCATGAAGAAGGTAAAGCAGTCGTTATTGTGGTAAATAAATGGGATACATTGGAAAAAGATAGTAAAACAATGAAAAAATTCGAAGACAAAGTCCGTCAAGAATTCCAATTTTTAGACTATGCTCCAATCGCGTTTGTGTCAGCTAAAGAAAAACAACGTTTACGTACGTTATTCCCACTTATAAAAGAAGCTAGTGAGAATCATAAAAAACGTGTTCAAAGTTCCACTCTTAATGAGGTTATTACTGATGCAATTTCTATGAATCCAACACCTACAGATAAAGGCAGA from Staphylococcus condimenti carries:
- the der gene encoding ribosome biogenesis GTPase Der, whose translation is MTKPVVAIVGRPNVGKSTIFNRIVGERVSIVEDTPGVTRDRIYSSGEWLTHDFNVIDTGGIELTDAPFQTQIRAQAEIAIDEADVIIFMVNQREGLTQTDEMIAQMLYKTNKPVVLAVNKVDNPEMRTDIYDFYALGFGEPFPISGSHGLGLGDLLDEVANNFKDEEDDEYDEDTIKLSLIGRPNVGKSSLVNAILGEDRVIVSNIAGTTRDAIDTEYSYEDQDYVLIDTAGMRKKGKVYESTEKYSVLRALKAIERSNVVLVVLDAEEGIIEQDKRVAGYAHEEGKAVVIVVNKWDTLEKDSKTMKKFEDKVRQEFQFLDYAPIAFVSAKEKQRLRTLFPLIKEASENHKKRVQSSTLNEVITDAISMNPTPTDKGRRLKVFYATQVAIEPPTFVVFVNDAELMHFSYKRYLENQIRDAFGFEGTPIRIIPRKRN